The following proteins are encoded in a genomic region of Tenacibaculum sp. 190524A05c:
- a CDS encoding polyribonucleotide nucleotidyltransferase — protein sequence MIPKVFNQVIELGDGRTITLETGKLAKQADGSVVVRMGDTMLLATVVSARTANPGIDFLPLTVDYREKFAAAGRYPGGFMKREARPSNEEILTMRLVDRVLRPLFPKDYHAETQVMIQLMSHDPEVMPDALAGLAASTAIQLSDIPFEAPISEVRVVRVNGEFIINPSRAQLQEADIDLMVGASSEFVAMVEGEMDEVSEEEMAEAIRVAHEAIKVQCEAQTKLAEAFGKKETREYEGEAEDEELAAKIHEATYQKCYDIAKKGTSKQERGLAFSEVKEEVLAMFTEEELEEIGDLVSKYFSKAHKAAVRDLTLNEGLRLDGRKTTDIRPIWCEVDYLPRTHGSSIFTRGETQALATVTLGTSRDANMIDSPTIQDEERFYLHYNFPPFSTGEARPIRGTSRREIGHGNLAQRALSGMVPDDCPYTVRVVSEVLESNGSSSMATVCSGTMALMDAGVQLKKPVSGIAMGLISDGDRYAVLSDILGDEDHLGDMDFKVTGTADGITACQMDIKIKGLSYEILVKALKQARDGRLHILEKLTDTIATPNAEVKAHAPKMVTMRIAGEYIGAVIGPGGKHIQELQKETETTIVINEDEVTEEGIVEILGTSQEGIDKVLTRLQAITFKPEKGSVYETKVVKVLDFGAVVEYTEAPGNEVLLHISELAWERTNNVTDVVNIGDIVDVKYFGVDPKTRKEKVSRKALLPRPPRQDKKPREDRKPREEKKEA from the coding sequence ATGATTCCAAAAGTATTTAACCAAGTTATTGAACTTGGAGACGGAAGAACTATCACATTAGAAACAGGAAAGTTAGCAAAACAAGCAGATGGTTCTGTTGTTGTAAGAATGGGAGACACAATGTTATTGGCAACTGTAGTTTCAGCAAGAACTGCAAACCCAGGAATTGATTTTTTACCTTTAACTGTAGATTATAGAGAAAAATTTGCAGCAGCTGGTAGATATCCTGGAGGTTTCATGAAACGTGAAGCAAGACCTAGTAACGAAGAAATTTTAACAATGCGTTTAGTGGATCGTGTTTTACGTCCATTATTCCCAAAAGATTATCATGCAGAAACTCAGGTAATGATTCAATTAATGTCTCATGACCCAGAAGTTATGCCAGATGCATTAGCAGGATTAGCAGCGTCTACAGCTATTCAATTATCAGATATTCCATTTGAAGCTCCAATTTCAGAAGTACGTGTAGTACGAGTTAATGGAGAATTCATTATTAACCCAAGTAGAGCTCAATTACAAGAAGCTGATATCGATTTAATGGTTGGTGCTTCTAGTGAATTCGTAGCAATGGTAGAAGGAGAAATGGATGAGGTTTCTGAAGAGGAAATGGCAGAAGCTATCCGTGTCGCACACGAAGCTATTAAAGTACAATGTGAGGCTCAAACTAAATTAGCAGAAGCATTTGGTAAAAAAGAAACTCGTGAATATGAAGGTGAGGCAGAAGATGAAGAATTAGCAGCTAAAATTCACGAAGCAACTTACCAAAAGTGTTATGATATTGCTAAAAAAGGGACTTCAAAACAAGAAAGAGGATTAGCTTTTTCTGAAGTTAAAGAAGAAGTTTTAGCAATGTTTACTGAAGAAGAGTTAGAAGAAATCGGAGATTTAGTTTCTAAGTACTTTAGTAAAGCTCATAAAGCAGCAGTAAGAGATTTAACATTAAACGAAGGATTACGTTTAGATGGACGTAAAACTACAGATATTAGACCAATTTGGTGTGAGGTAGATTATTTACCAAGAACTCACGGTTCATCTATATTTACGAGAGGGGAAACTCAAGCATTAGCAACAGTTACTTTAGGAACTTCTAGAGATGCTAATATGATTGATTCTCCAACTATTCAAGATGAAGAGCGTTTCTACTTACATTATAACTTCCCTCCATTCTCAACTGGAGAAGCAAGACCAATTAGAGGTACTTCGCGTCGTGAAATTGGACACGGAAACTTAGCACAACGTGCATTAAGTGGAATGGTGCCAGACGATTGCCCTTACACTGTTCGTGTAGTGTCTGAAGTATTAGAAAGTAACGGTTCTTCTTCTATGGCAACTGTTTGTTCTGGTACAATGGCATTAATGGATGCTGGTGTACAATTGAAAAAACCAGTTTCTGGTATTGCTATGGGATTAATTTCTGATGGTGATCGTTATGCGGTTTTATCTGATATTTTAGGTGATGAAGATCACTTAGGAGATATGGACTTTAAAGTAACTGGTACGGCAGATGGTATTACTGCTTGTCAAATGGATATTAAAATCAAAGGTCTTTCTTACGAGATTTTAGTAAAAGCTTTAAAACAAGCTCGTGATGGACGTTTACATATCTTAGAAAAATTAACAGATACAATTGCTACTCCAAATGCAGAAGTTAAAGCACATGCTCCTAAAATGGTTACTATGCGTATTGCTGGAGAATATATTGGAGCTGTTATTGGACCTGGAGGTAAACATATTCAAGAGTTACAAAAAGAAACTGAAACTACAATTGTAATTAATGAAGATGAAGTTACTGAAGAAGGAATTGTTGAAATCTTAGGAACTAGTCAAGAAGGAATTGACAAAGTATTAACTAGACTTCAAGCAATTACTTTTAAACCAGAAAAAGGTAGCGTTTACGAAACTAAAGTTGTAAAAGTTCTTGATTTTGGTGCAGTAGTAGAATATACTGAAGCTCCAGGAAATGAAGTTTTATTACATATTTCTGAATTAGCTTGGGAACGTACGAACAACGTAACTGATGTTGTAAATATTGGAGACATTGTTGATGTAAAATACTTCGGTGTTGATCCTAAAACTCGTAAAGAGAAAGTTTCTAGAAAAGCGTTATTACCTAGACCACCTAGACAAGACAAAAAGCCTAGAGAGGATAGAAAACCTAGAGAAGAGAAAAAAGAAGCATAA